Below is a genomic region from Vairimorpha necatrix chromosome 1, complete sequence.
tttttttaaccaCGCTTTCCTGACTAGTTCCATGGATTcccttaaaaatatttatcagATTGGTCATTTGTATAATTGATAAAACTGAAATAGTGACAGTAAAAGTTTTTGCAAAGCACAGCTGCGCCTTGGCTGTCCCATTGTACAATAAtatcaataataaatataatacaatACCCAATACTCCGAGTTTTATAGTACTAGAAACTCTAAAAATGACAGCTGAAAGGTAGCATATTCCAAATGAATTGACCATACATAAGAATATTCtaagaaatttatcattGACGCTTATAATTGCGCAGACTGGTGCTGTTATTATAGCAATTAGCCAATAGAATAAACCAAACCATTTTATACCAAAAGACTCTAAAACAACTTCAATACCAAAAAACATTCCTTGTAAAATAATGGCCTGTTGTTGTAAACCAATAAAAAGGCTTTTACGGCGcattatgaaaataataaaaaaacaaagtaGTACtgaataaataattctaTATAATATTCCTGTATTTTCTTTAGCAACAGAAGGGATTTGTATGCCTATAGTATTTacaaattcatttttagttgcatttataaatcttatAAGGATTATCATGTACAAgtatcatatatataaaagaattttatttaattttttacccctaaaactcaaaaaaagagaaaatttaaaatgatataatttttgttttaaaacaaaattaaatgctTTCACTGTATTTTATAGACAATTTTAGACCAGATACgttatttacattttatttataaatcattttcGAAATGCTTAGAAATATGATTTTCTCccttttaatttcttccttttagagaatgaaaacaaaaacaatatgAAACAAAatgtagaaaaaatttgttactAATGTGTGAAATTAACTCAATTGgattaaaatttgttacTGAATTAACGTTACCACTGCTATGTTGATTCAATAATAATACTTAACTTCTAAAAATCACATTTGCtcctttttaattcttccTACCAGAAAtggaaaatcaaaaatcaaaaatcaaaacaaGAAACAAACACTAAAAAGATGATTTACAAacattagaaatttatcaaCTGAATAACAAACtcaattaatttttatttagacTAATATCAATgctatttattaaaaaatcatagtctcatttttgttttcttctttcccaaaatggaatttcaaaaactataaataaattttttttctttaccCCTCATTATGTTTATGAAAAATCAAGCAAACAACGATTTGAATAAACAACCCAAAGCAACTGTTACTATCTCTCAGGAGATATGTAGTAATACAGAAAATAACAATGTTATTTTCTATGAGGCCAACACCTCTgtatataatcaaaaaaataaaaaaacaaatgctggagaaacaaaaaaaaggaatTCTATATTCAGTTTCTCTAGCGACAACAAAACACCAAGCAAACCAataaacaacaaaaaagaattagatGACTTAAAAGATAACAGAATAATAGAAGCTCTTACGGAAAGATTAGATTTAGCATGTAGAATCACAAGCAGAAACCATGCTGAACATTATTGTGGAGATCTGAAAGAAGAATGTGCCTTTTGTGGTGCATTACATTTTGCTGGAGAAGCAAGCAGCAATGGATTATACAAAAGCTGCTGTCATTTTGGGAAAGTTAAATTACAAAGAACAAGAGACTTCCCAGATGACATtaagaatttatatataggaaaaaataaagatgcAAAAAACTTCAGAGATAATATTAGATCCTACAATGCTGCTCTTTCTTTTGCTTCTCTTGGTGCTCAAATAGAAACTGTATCCAATGGACCgtatgtatttaaaatacatgGTCAAGTGTATCATAACACTTATAATGTAAATAATATGGACTCTAATGCACCAAAGAAGTATGCTCAATTATATGTAGTAGATAGTGATATGGCAAATGTTCAAAGAATGATGAATCCATCTAATAGAAATTgtgatatatatatcatgAGCAAATTAGATGGATTTATAAGATCTGCCAATCCATATTCCAATGCATACAAGAATATGTCTGAAGTAATAAAGGAGCAAAAGGAGATGGGAAAAGAAGTTAAAGACATTTCTATGGTCTTTAATAAGAATTTAGAAAGAGATCAGAGAAGATATAATGCTCCCTCTACAAGTGAAATCGCAATGATTTTTACTGATCCAAATGGAGAACCACCATTTGAAAGGGACATTAAAGTATATAGCAAGGGTCTTAGTTCTGATAATTTACATTTGGATATTTTAAGTCCACATTTAGATCCAATGACGTATACTTTGTTCTATCCACATGGCGAAGCTGGATGGAACGCAAATTTAAGGATTGAGTCTTATCATGGGGAATCACAGAAGATATCTTTACTACAATATAAAGTAGCACAAATATCTATAAGAAAAGATAAGTTCAATCCTTTACTCTATGGAGGAAAGTTATTTCAACAATGGATTGTAGATTCATATCTACAAGTCGAAGCAAATAACTTAAACTTCATAAAGTTAAATCAGAAGAAGTTGAGGGTAGATCTTTACAAAGGCTTAGTAGATTATGTGAACAATGGAATAGAAAGTAATGCTAAGCCTGTAATTTTACCATCAAGCTTCCAGGGATCTCCAAGAAATATGAGGGAAAGATACCACGATGCAATGTCTATCGTAAGAAATTTCGGCAAGCCCGATCTTTTCATTACTATGACTTGCAATCCAAATTGGAAGGAGATAAAGGAGAATCTATTTGAGGGACAAACTGCAGTTGATAGGCCTGATTTGGTAGCAAAGGTCTTCAActtgaaattaaaaagcaTGATGGGGGAGATTTTGTCAGGAAGAGTATTTGGGGAAGTTGTGGCTCATGTCTATTCTATTGAGTTCCAAAAACGTGGACTTCCCCATGCTCACATATTGATAATGTTAAAGGATAAGATTCGGGATGAAGAAAGAATAGATAAGTTTGTAAGTGCAGAAATACCATCGCCCATGGAAAATGAAGTGTTACACACCTGTGTAACAAAACATATGATTCATGGACCATGTGGACTAAATAACTTGACAAGTCCATGTATGGAAAATGGTCTCTGCACCAAGGAATATCCTAAGGAACATAATACTGAAACAAGGATCAATAAAGACGGATATCCTGAGTACAGACGATCTAGAGGGGCCGAGTACAATGTAAGGGGCAACATTGTTACTAATGCTAACGTGGTCCCTTATAATGCTTATCTacttgaaaaatacaattgTCATATCAATGTAGAAGTTTGTACTTCTATCAAGTCAGTAAAGTATATTTTCAAGTATATTTACAAGGGATTTGATTGTGCTGAAATGAGAATAACTGACAACAATGAAATTGATCATTTTGTGAATTCCAGATATGTCTCAGCACCAGAGGCTACCTGGAGATTAATGGAATACAAGATGCATGGAAGATCTCATAAGATCCATAGACTTCCTGTGCATCTTCCACAAGAACAATTGATCACTTTCGAAGAAGGCAGAGAAGAGGAAGCCGTTAGATTGTCCGATCTTAGACAGACTCCTCTTTTAGCCTACTTCAAATTGAATGAAGTTGATGAAGGAGCACATCGATTTTCGTATAGTGAGATACCCTATCACTATACATATAAAAGGGGAGAATGGATTAGGAGAAAGAATAAGTATAGTAAGATAATTACTAGACTTTATTCTGTATCTCCAATAGAGAAGGAAAGATTTAGCCTCAGAGTTCTATTGATCAATGTAAAGGGGGCTAAGTCATATGAGGATTTGAGAACTGTAAATGGTGTAGTTTACAGTTCTTTCGCAGAGGCGGTGGAAGAAAGAGGACTTCTTCAAGATGATAAAGAATGGGAAAGGGCTTTGGATGAGGCCGTATCGACCGAGTCCCCATCAATAATAAGAGCATTGTTTGGATATATTTGTGCTTTCAATAAGCCTAAAAATACCAAAGAACTCTTTGAGAAGTATCTTGGAGATATGTCTGAAGATCTAGATCAGAATAGTAGAGACGAAATATTAAGTAGATTAAAAGATATAGTTAATGCTCATGGATGGAGCTTAAATGCTCTGGGTTTAGATGAGCCGATTAACTATATCAAGAATGAAAGAGCCGTCTCTGGCATTGAACATGATCTAGATCAGATGATATCCTCTTTGAACGAAAAACAGAGAAATGCATTTAATACAATAACAGATAGTATAGATGAAAAAGGcaatttattctttttagaTGGACCAGCTGGATCAGGAAAGACATATCTATACAATGTCCTGATTGAATATctaaataagaataaaaaatcttcaatACAGATGGCCACTACAGGAATTGCTGCAGATCTATTAAAAGATGGAAGAACAATGCATAGTTGTATGAAACTTCCTGTTCCTTTGACAGAGACCAGCGTATCTAGACTAAAGCAAAATACTCCAGAAGCAGAGAGAATAATAAAGGCCTCTTTATTGCTAATAGATGAAGTTTCGATGATGTCAAAACATGCATTGAACGCAATAGATGAGGTGCTTAAAAGACTCTGTGACAATGATGATATCTTTGGAGGGAAAACTCTATTGTTGGGTGGTGACTTTAGACAGACATCAACCATTGTAATGAAGGGTACTCCAAATGATATCATCGAGAACTCATTAATTAGTTCAAGACTTTGGGTACATGTCTGTGTACTAAAGCTTGAAACGAACATGAGATCATATAATCAATTGGAGTTTAATAAGTGGTTGTTAGATATAGGCGAGGGGCGTACTAGAGATAGTAAAGGATGTGTGGAGATACCCAAAGAATATCTTGAAGAAGGGGACATAGTCGATAGCATTTTTGGAACAATCAAAATTGAAGCAGGTGATGATTCTTTGTTTGATAAGATTATCTTAACGAGCAAAAATGAACATGCAAATGAATTGAATGCCAAAGTGTTAAACCTACTTAATGGATCTTCGAGGGTATATGTGAGTTCTGATGCTATAGAATCAGAGGATATCGAAGAACAACTGAGATTTCCTCTTGAGTTCTTGAACATGCAACAGCCATCAGGACTTCCTCCACATAAGTTAGTATTGAAGATAGGGGCAATAGTGATGTTGTTACGCAATATTGATCCTAAGAATGGATTATTAAATGGGACCAGATTGAAGATAAAAGGtcttaaagataattacaTCTTAGGTGAAATAATAACAGGAAGGGGAAGGGGCACCCTTGCTGTTATACCAAAGATAGACATGATGCCAAGTGACACTCTTCTTCCGTTTGTACTTAAAAGAAGACAGTTTCCTGTGGTATTGTCATATGCGACGACAATACATAAAGCACAGGGACAGTCTTTTGACAAAGTGGGAGTGTATTTGCCTGAGGATGTATTTTCTCATGGTCAATTATACGTAGCTTTGTCAAGAGTGAAGAAGAGTGAAAACTTGAGAGTCAAGTTGGGGACAAGAGGAAGCAATACTAAAAATGTAGTTCTACGTGAACTAATTGGCCCATAAGAGCCAAGAGATGAAGAAATGCGCGTGAGCGTACAAGCACTATGCCATTTTTCTTCCAATAAGGATGAGATAAAAGATGATAAAATGCGCCGTGAGCGTACAAAAACTAtgccatttttttaaagaataaatataatgtgataaaattaaaacatgtACCCATGCAAACACAAACAACCCGTTCTCAGAACGGGTGTGCATACGCTagtctttttataatggAAAGAGtctttttcataaaatcaAATCCGAAAAGTTCTCTTATATTAGAAAAGGGGCTAACTGACAAATAAGAACATTTCTATTTTAGTAATTAAAAAGGGGTAAACAAATGtaaaagaacaaaaaaaggGTTATTCAATCTCCttatatatgaaaaaagacAAGCTTTTCTATTTTTCGAAAAAAGAATCATTTTACACTTTGATAGGGATTTTATATGTGTCAGTTacagttataaaaaagataattaaaaaataattaaaattctttcCAATATTCAAATGAAATTTGTAGTTCAAATCCTAGAGTAAAATATGatattgatttataaaaattttattttttgacggttaaaaattaatattttctaatacTTTAAGATTTTCACCCTTTCATATGCCAACATACATTTACGGGAAACTTactaaatcaaaattttatactcCTCATAGAACATATTCCCATAAAACATCTTTTCCTCAAAAAAtgcatataaataaatatcttcCTTGTGTCCTTGACGACTCTAACAATTTacaagttttttataattcagcagtttttaatagttttttaacgatagaagaagaagaagtttacaaattattttctaagGACAATAAAACTACAATTacgaaaacaaaaatagaGCCAAACACACTTTACACGTTTAAAGTAATAGAAGAAACTAATTCGCTACGTATTTgtgaaatatttaaatatgataTTAACTGGGTTGGTAAACACACTActggaaaaataaaacatcaaaagaaaaaaaatgaaattattaCTCCTATTGGTAAAGGCGAATGTGTCTtgcaaaataataaacacaACAAACAAGTTTCGGCTATTTTATGGAAGATAAAAGATGACAAGATGTTTTTTGTTGAGATTGATAATCCCGTGAAAGACGCAATTGAAGTTACAGTGGACACGGTGcgtgaaaattttttaatggtctcaaatgaaaatattaaaggaATTGTATTTACAAATGAAATAAACGAGTACGACGAtataaaaaggaaaaagAAGACAATTAAAGTCTATGTAAAAGAAGAACTTCTAGGGTTTtacatttttgaaatacTTTCCGCAATTAACATTAATGATTATATTGAAGCTAAAgtagttaaaaaattagataaTAAATACACACTCGAGTATCAAACATATAGCGGATTTATTAATACTACGAATATGGACCAATTTATGTCTAATAACAATAAGGCCATGACTATAAAAGGAcgtataattaatataaaagatgGCGAATTTGAATTATCGCAGGTACAAAATATCAGCGTGCCATTTGATGCAGTCGTCAGCGAAAGCGAAGAAATAGAAGAAGACGAAGAGCTTGAATGTAGCGGCACACTTATGGATTTATTAGCTTCTATCAAAAGATATACAGaggataaaaaatataaagaggTTAGggaattatattataaacatataaatacaCTAAATTCAACTGATAAAGATAATCTAAGTCTTGTgtattgtaattttttacaatatacAACTAGTGACACAACTGATTTGATTAAAGAAATGAAGAAAGTTGTAGGACATTGCAGCGATAAATTCCTCGATAAAGTTGGTAGTGTATCAGACAATTTTGAAGTTATAGAATTTTgctataagaaaaaattaagcaGAGAACTGTACACTAAATACATTGATATGTGTTATAAATTGGGAAAGAAAATAACTGATTACAATTATATGGACGTGGCCGTTGACTACATTTACAAATACGAAGATACACCTCGTATAAAAACAGAAAAGATTATTGGCAATATTAAACCTGGTTGGATTAAATACATAGAAAACGAAACACAAgactataaaagaattttatttcgtAGAGTTGTCAATATGGACTGGAAGGTTGGTGATATGAAAGAATGGTACAGGATGTGGATGCAAtatgaaaaagaaaataatggGAATGTAGATGAAGTTAGAACACGAGCCAAAGAGTTTGTTGAaagtattaaaaacaaacaataaatctataataaagttttatttataaagaattaattaattatatttaaagattttttagaagTTGTTAGTACATACATTCTCATCCTAATTTGTGGGAAAGAgtcttaaattttttataagaaaaaaaaaatctaaacagAATCTCTGAGAACACAACATAAggcatttaaaaaaatataattcaaaaatatttaatctGAAAAAATTCGActtaaatttgaaatgcctgaaatatttttattgcgTAAACTTGACCCAAAAACTAGTACTAAAGGCAACATAACTCAATTTAACCTGTCATTCTCACATTATCTTAACAACAATTCAcctatataaaaaatcatcatAGATTTGCCTtcaatcaaaaaaaaaattacattatCAATACCTAAATTCTGCAAGAAACTTCGCTAATCAAGACAAAGATTTTTACCAACTATGTTTTAACATCACAAACTTAACAACCGCCAATATGTTATCCAATATAGGAGCATCTTGCTTGTGGTCTGTTTGTATGATTTATCGAATTGACACAGAAGAAGTTTTTAAAGCTATAAACAACATCTGctaagttttttaaaacatacaAATTTCAACCTAGTAGTTTTTGCTACTAAAGAGTTGGTAGTCATTTTGCACTTCAAGACAATAAAAGCTTTAGTAGGCATTATGGCAGAACTATTATATGATGTTGATTGTGTATAATTTgtgataaataatatttttataaaaattacttGAGAATTATTCCTATATTTTTGCCTTTTGGCGCTTTGCATCATCACAACTATTGACAATAAACcattaaaaactttaatacACTTCATAacaaattgtaaaatttctacaataaagatttttagaGGATTTTAatcgaaaaaatttttaattaccTATTTTAATgacgattttttttacaaaaaatgatttcAAACTATATAAGAAAGTAGTGGTAATTTAGATTAAATTTCTATGGatgtttaatttaaaaagaaaaataaatttttattagataaaaaattctgcTATTATgcgtataattttttcgcAGAATGTTTCATGTATCCCATTCAATATTTCGTATTCATAAAGATCTCTTATTTGAATATTGTCTTCTTTGCCAAAAAGCTCTATCAATCTATTATTTCGCTTTTgtgttatattttcttctccATCTTCTTGGTCGTTGTTATTATTATAGCCTTGTCCTAAATCAATAGATTCCGTACTAATTATCTTGTTTTCATCTTCATCGTCATCAATGTAAATTGTTACATAATCTAGCTCTATATCATTAGATAATGTGCTCATTGCGTCATTATCGcatttttgtttgtaattttcagctaaatatttttgatttgattttttggctataaaaaaattatatggcGTTGATGGTAGAACATTTCTCAATTCATCATAATCCTTTTTAGACAGTCTAAATCGTATGTGATCATGATATCTTATATCttgtaaataataaaaaaaagaattacaCGGAGTTTGCATgcttttattatttgttgAAGATACTTCTGtcgtaaaatattttttagatgctttaaaattaatttcggattttaaaaatgttctaCAAGCcataaaattcattttatcATTGTTTCTAGTTAATgtcatttctaaaattgATAATAATTCTGCGTCATATTTgcatttaataaaattgaatgtTTCGAATGACGAATTAGTGCAAGCTTCATTCACTTTCTGTGAATAAAAATCTGTTGAAGAAAGAACTATCTTATACTTGTGATGTTCAAATGGTTCTAGACCATAGTTTAATCCTAAATAAAATGTGCagacatttttatttatagataaaaatatcatatgTTGTTTAGTAGCGGCAAAagcaaatataaaaattataattgaCACAAACATGGGGTAATTTTAttggaaaataaatattttttaaaaataatatatattgaaTAACTTGgcttaaaaaacaaatatatattctatTTGTCTTGTTTAAAcgtaaaattaaatagaTTAGTAtgctttatttaatttagaaagtacatcaatataaaaataaatataattagaCAAATTAAGgaattaattttaacaaGAATGTAAACtgcaattatttttttgataaattgttttcctttttcctttttttagaacaaatatttaccaattattttgtctttaaagtattttatttttatgaatttgtattaattagttattcttatttaatttgtacaaattcatattagaacagaaaaacaaaacattcaaatttctaaaaagcAGGGAATTGGCGGATGTTTACGTCATACAATGAGCATTAAAAGATGACTTTACTcgtaaattaaaataaaaatttttttatctaccATATTATCTTAAGCAAtcatgtttaaaatttcaaaatgaGTTTAATTTAGTTAgtttttatgtaataataaaaatttaaaaaaaaaacgtaGATTTTATTCAGAAAAATATCTACACAAGTAGTAGAATTCTatctattaataaatttataatctaATTATATCATCATAAAGATATTCAAGTAATTATTTTAGGTTTTCTATTTTTGCTTaagagataaaaaattaaataaattcttatatAAAGTAGTCGGGTAATCATTTCTCATTTTTTAGCTTAATGCGTATTCTTTTGTGTACAATACTATCTTATAATTACCGAATTTTATATCGAAAATtaattgaatttaaaatgtagCCCTATATTCTAACTTCTtacatataataaataatttacgTATAGTATATAATcacataaatttataaatggtTTAATAGCAAATTATTCGTATgcattttcaatttttatttatacgtataaaaaataagctaaaaattttataggTGTGGGCTGTgatatcatatatataaaaagtacTAGTGTAGCAATGAATAAATAGAAAGATAATTGCATATACGTGCTTTATATCttaatttgaaaattacAAACAAAAGTACAAGGttgaattaaatataaattctttCCTTGTGAAAACATGCAAAAATACTTacagaaaaatttataaaatatattttagatttttagaaaacttTCTTGTCAATATCTTCCGATAATTCGTAACATTAGGGCATATTGCGACtgaatcaaatataaattacatttttGCAATATGATATCCTATGTTGATGTTTATATCAATAAGGGGTACACAAGTCAAAAAAGCATTTGTTATGAACAACGAAGAACCACATAAGTTTTGTTCTGGaacttataatataatgtaAGTAACCTATTTCAGGATTATAATAGTGTATGAACATGGAAGAAACTAAAACAAgagttttatttaatgatATCTTTTGAGTATTAAAGtatcaaatattattcTCTTAGGTCCAGTTCAATGTagctttttttatacaaataacacaaagttatttatattttttttttagaatttgaTTCAATtaatgtaaataaattcgCGTATTACATTACATTATGGTAAATAccataaaattatgtttatacTTCTGATAATTATTACCTATTAAGCAATttgtcaaaataaataatttaataaagttCTCAAACAAAATATCACGCGAATACTGTTTGTGACATTTATGTGGtaaatttctataattttcaatagttttttattttgactgcaatattttgtataaaacatttgtttatattttttatagaaaaaaaaattagttcgccaaaatgaaaataatatgttATTATATTCTACTATCACTGATATGACATTGTTTCCAATTTCTGTCAGAACTTGAACTATCGATTCGGATCTAACGTAATTAAAGCACAAATAAATTGCTTTTCAGTTGTTgagttattaaaaataaaagtctTTAGAATGATGCCTTTGATTATAGATAGTAATTTGGAAGaccaaaatttttaatccAAAGTTCAAAACTATCTTAGAGAGAAAATTTGACcgtaatttttgttaatagaaaaagaatttggaaataataattaacattattaagaaaaattaataaggtaaaaaaattgcagCCAAATACTTTAGCACAACaagaatattattttgCTCAAAGAATATTACATAGAACATTAGAAACTCtcaaattttgatttttttttacaaggATAGATCGAGACATACGAGACAgtacaaagaaaaaagtatGAATAtctcaaataaaaatcatgttataaatataacgatataaaaaaaatatcctCTGTAGTTATAAGTAGTGTGACGGGATGGTTGTTGATATAGAGAAATCATAGGCCGGAATAAGAGGTTTATTGTCTAGATAAGTTTTAAAACCAacaaaaatgtatttttgttgtaagtaaaaataattactaTTCTTTTCAGGACTTGAGTCCTGATGTTGGCAATTTGGTAGACACTTTCAATCACATTATAAAAGGTGGGATGATgaaagtttaaaaaaatttcttcaatACTCATTGTGATTAGACACGAGGTCTGATTTGAAATAGAAGACGAAGTATTCaaaatagatttatttgaaTTATGATTTAGACATATCATTAAGGGTAAGGtctagaaaataaataggAAATATTTGGAATAGACCATTTCGGGGTCTATTCCGTATAGAACAAATTGCTAAAGTAAAATTAACACTTCTAATGCTCATGgtcaatattatttaatcgCCTACCACATATATCATCCTTCGCATGTATATTAAATGAGAATTAAGAATCCAATATAAGCCGAGTAAGgctttctttatatttgtgATGCATATTTGCAAATATTCTgcattatttaaaattaatgataattttgatccacaatttaaaaatataaaaaatttttttttttgcaaagGAAATCAACACATATTCGTTGCACAATGACACTATTCAtcttttcttataaaagtatgtttgtttttataggGTAAAACATATTCATGAAATGGGTACTAATAATTTATCTATATTCACAAATTTAATTCAATTTAGTATCTCTAATTctcaaaataaatcaatatGATGGATCTATATGGATTTATGGCCCCTatatagaagaaaaagagAATTAAATGAGAATATATAAGACTGTATTTTATCAATGGCATCATAGCTGTCAAATACAGAAAAATTCTTGCGTCTAAAAGATaaagaattatataaatttagtaAATATGAGTTGTGTGaagaatattaataaaataattaagaCTACTGTATAAttgataattattttagacaaaaaatataataaaagcTAGAAGAAAAGAAGGGTTTTACAGGCAAAAGTTTAGATTAAGActaaaatttaagaaaGTTGTAATTATGAAATGTAAGAACATCGTGTTAAAGTAGTCGATTAATTTTA
It encodes:
- a CDS encoding putative SP-containing membrane protein; the protein is MIILIRFINATKNEFVNTIGIQIPSVAKENTGILYRIIYSVLLCFFIIFIMRRKSLFIGLQQQAIILQGMFFGIEVVLESFGIKWFGLFYWLIAIITAPVCAIISVNDKFLRIFLCMVNSFGICYLSAVIFRVSSTIKLGVLGIVLYLLLILLYNGTAKAQLCFAKTFTVTISVLSIIQMTNLINIFKGIHGTSQESVVKKIIYFGISGVVLSIVGIYFVSFTFYSDWAEEKANKIETATKNAVKKETPASA
- a CDS encoding ribosome biogenesis factor RRP5, with translation MPTYIYGKLTKSKFYTPHRTYSHKTSFPQKMHINKYLPCVLDDSNNLQVFYNSAVFNSFLTIEEEEVYKLFSKDNKTTITKTKIEPNTLYTFKVIEETNSLRICEIFKYDINWVGKHTTGKIKHQKKKNEIITPIGKGECVLQNNKHNKQVSAILWKIKDDKMFFVEIDNPVKDAIEVTVDTVRENFLMVSNENIKGIVFTNEINEYDDIKRKKKTIKVYVKEELLGFYIFEILSAININDYIEAKVVKKLDNKYTLEYQTYSGFINTTNMDQFMSNNNKAMTIKGRIINIKDGEFELSQVQNISVPFDAVVSESEEIEEDEELECSGTLMDLLASIKRYTEDKKYKEVRELYYKHINTLNSTDKDNLSLVYCNFLQYTTSDTTDLIKEMKKVVGHCSDKFLDKVGSVSDNFEVIEFCYKKKLSRELYTKYIDMCYKLGKKITDYNYMDVAVDYIYKYEDTPRIKTEKIIGNIKPGWIKYIENETQDYKRILFRRVVNMDWKVGDMKEWYRMWMQYEKENNGNVDEVRTRAKEFVESIKNKQ